One Longimicrobiales bacterium DNA window includes the following coding sequences:
- a CDS encoding DUF948 domain-containing protein — MVIFPLFVVTLQSPAAARDNLALAADVSMVVVGVSILILAAVLIFLLLKVNRTLDSVRTGVNQSLGPVSDRAKSISDNVEFITQALRTDVERLNASVRGLTDRLHLASERMEERIEEFNALMEVVQGEAEDIFIDTAATVRGVKEGALSIVRSETKAAPAPPTETEAQTPESPESPDTAEEITANPVIVPVGEGGA; from the coding sequence ATGGTCATCTTCCCACTTTTCGTCGTGACACTTCAAAGCCCTGCGGCCGCACGGGACAATCTCGCCTTAGCGGCAGATGTCTCCATGGTCGTCGTCGGCGTCTCGATCCTCATCCTCGCGGCCGTTCTGATCTTCCTCCTCCTAAAGGTGAACAGGACGCTCGACAGCGTCCGAACCGGAGTGAATCAGAGCCTCGGCCCGGTTTCGGACCGGGCCAAATCGATCTCAGACAACGTGGAGTTCATCACACAGGCTTTGCGCACCGATGTCGAGCGGTTGAATGCCTCCGTCCGGGGACTGACTGACCGTCTCCATCTCGCGTCAGAACGCATGGAAGAACGAATCGAGGAATTCAACGCCCTCATGGAAGTCGTCCAAGGCGAGGCGGAGGACATCTTCATAGACACAGCCGCGACCGTTCGAGGTGTGAAAGAAGGAGCCCTCTCGATCGTTCGATCGGAGACCAAAGCGGCCCCGGCGCCTCCCACCGAGACCGAAGCCCAAACGCCTGAGTCACCTGAGTCGCCTGACACTGCCGAGGAGATCACTGCCAATCCCGTGATTGTCCCGGTGGGAGAAGGCGGAGCCTAG
- the gatB gene encoding Asp-tRNA(Asn)/Glu-tRNA(Gln) amidotransferase subunit GatB, giving the protein MTWEAVIGIEVHAQLRTDRKLFCADEVVFGDAPNTHVCPVCLGLPGALPATNPEAVRLAVRSALSLGCTVHTESVWARKNYFYPDLPKGYQVTQFDRPIATGGTVVFDTDDGEKSVRIRRVHMEEDAGKSLHDRIPGSTAVDLNRAGTPLVEIVTEPDLHSPADTRAFLSALKQTLEYVEVSDCNMEEGSLRADANISLRPTGSSELGVKTEIKNVNSFSGIQRALEIEIERQRHVLDGGGTIQQQTLLWDDHKGEVRPMRSKEESHDYRYFPDPDLPPLRVAPEAIREAKKALPELPRARRHRLQNQLGLVPYDAGVLTQSRVTADYFENVSAQVGDAKVAANWMMGPVQALMNDRGCDAITLPVRPAQLADLIGLVLDGTVSEGGAKKVLAAIAEQGGEPRAVVQAMGLLQVRDEGPLLSWVDATLEAHPAEADRYRGGEKKILGFLMGQVMKRSKGQADPRRVNELLVGRLDR; this is encoded by the coding sequence ATGACATGGGAAGCCGTGATCGGCATCGAGGTGCATGCCCAACTTCGAACCGACCGGAAGCTGTTTTGCGCCGACGAAGTCGTCTTTGGGGACGCGCCCAACACCCACGTGTGCCCGGTATGCCTCGGGCTTCCTGGAGCCCTGCCTGCGACCAATCCGGAGGCTGTCAGACTCGCTGTGAGATCGGCGCTGTCTCTCGGCTGCACGGTTCACACCGAGAGTGTTTGGGCCCGCAAGAACTACTTCTACCCGGACCTGCCAAAGGGATATCAGGTCACCCAGTTCGATCGTCCGATCGCGACCGGTGGCACGGTGGTCTTCGATACCGACGATGGAGAAAAGTCCGTGCGAATCCGAAGGGTTCACATGGAGGAAGACGCCGGGAAGTCACTACACGATCGGATTCCTGGATCGACGGCTGTCGACCTCAATCGGGCGGGGACTCCGCTGGTCGAGATCGTGACCGAACCCGATCTCCATTCTCCTGCGGACACCCGTGCGTTTTTGAGTGCGCTCAAGCAGACACTCGAGTACGTGGAAGTCAGCGATTGCAACATGGAGGAAGGATCGCTTCGAGCCGATGCGAACATCTCGCTACGTCCTACGGGTTCTTCAGAGTTGGGAGTGAAGACCGAGATCAAGAACGTCAACTCGTTCTCGGGCATTCAGCGTGCTCTCGAAATTGAGATTGAACGCCAGAGGCACGTTCTTGATGGGGGAGGCACGATCCAACAGCAGACGCTTTTATGGGACGATCACAAGGGTGAGGTTCGCCCCATGCGATCCAAGGAAGAGAGTCACGACTATCGCTACTTCCCTGATCCCGACCTCCCTCCTCTGCGGGTGGCGCCAGAGGCCATTCGCGAGGCGAAGAAGGCCCTCCCAGAACTCCCCCGTGCGCGCCGGCATCGTCTACAGAATCAGTTGGGCCTCGTGCCGTATGACGCGGGTGTGCTCACGCAGTCCCGTGTGACCGCCGATTATTTCGAGAACGTCTCGGCGCAGGTAGGTGACGCGAAGGTGGCGGCCAACTGGATGATGGGCCCGGTGCAGGCGCTCATGAACGACCGCGGCTGCGACGCGATCACATTACCTGTGCGGCCCGCGCAACTTGCTGACCTGATTGGCCTCGTTCTGGACGGGACGGTGTCCGAAGGTGGAGCGAAGAAGGTACTCGCCGCGATCGCGGAACAGGGCGGTGAGCCTCGCGCTGTTGTCCAAGCCATGGGGCTCCTTCAGGTCCGTGACGAAGGACCACTCTTGTCTTGGGTGGACGCGACCCTCGAGGCACATCCAGCTGAGGCAGATCGCTACCGTGGGGGAGAAAAGAAAATCTTGGGCTTCCTCATGGGACAGGTCATGAAGCGATCCAAGGGGCAGGCTGATCCTCGACGAGTGAACGAACTACTTGTTGGCCGGTTGGACAGATAG
- the gatA gene encoding Asp-tRNA(Asn)/Glu-tRNA(Gln) amidotransferase subunit GatA has product MSAFQIAECVRDGETPLGPARSALVAISEAESGPEALNAFVSLNPESALTGASSGLLAGVPVAIKDNLATTDLPTTCGSKILDGHVSPFEATVVRRLREAGGVIVGKTNLDEFAMGSSTENSAFGPTLNPHDRDRVPGGSSGGSAAAVAAGYTPIALGSDTGGSVRQPASFCGVVGIKPTYGRVSRYGLVAFASSLDQVGTFGRTVRDASLALEVISGHDPRDSTSVQREVPDFSGAGKRGVAGLRIGVPDEYLPAALDPGVRRLIDEALERLVDRGAVVSRVSLPHTNYAIPTYYVLAPAEASSNLARYDGARFGVRGEGRDIGDMYRATRDAFGREVKRRIMLGTYVLSAGYYHEYYGTAQRARGLIAQDFEAVFKDVDVLFTPTAPTPAFNLGENTDDPVAMYLSDVFTVTANLAGIPGMSVPIGELGGLPVGGQFLAPWWEEQTMIAAAGALEASFAEEST; this is encoded by the coding sequence ATGAGCGCTTTCCAGATTGCGGAATGTGTTAGGGATGGCGAGACACCGCTTGGCCCCGCTCGTTCTGCCCTCGTCGCGATCTCAGAAGCCGAGTCCGGACCGGAAGCTCTGAACGCCTTCGTGTCCTTGAATCCTGAGTCCGCCCTGACCGGGGCCTCATCAGGGCTGCTGGCTGGCGTGCCGGTAGCCATCAAGGACAATCTCGCGACAACGGACCTGCCCACTACGTGCGGATCGAAGATTCTTGACGGGCACGTTTCCCCGTTTGAAGCCACCGTGGTGCGTCGGCTCAGGGAAGCGGGTGGGGTCATCGTTGGAAAGACCAATCTGGACGAGTTCGCGATGGGGTCGTCGACCGAGAATTCGGCGTTTGGCCCGACGTTGAACCCTCACGATCGCGACCGTGTGCCGGGGGGGAGTTCGGGCGGGTCTGCCGCCGCCGTCGCTGCCGGGTATACGCCGATCGCTCTAGGGTCGGACACCGGAGGCTCGGTGAGACAACCGGCGTCCTTCTGTGGTGTTGTGGGCATTAAGCCGACGTATGGCCGTGTTAGCCGTTACGGCCTGGTCGCCTTCGCCTCGTCGCTGGACCAGGTCGGGACCTTCGGACGGACCGTCCGGGATGCGTCTCTCGCTCTCGAAGTGATCTCTGGACACGATCCTCGCGACTCGACGTCTGTTCAACGAGAGGTCCCTGACTTCTCCGGAGCCGGAAAGAGAGGGGTGGCGGGGCTTAGGATCGGCGTGCCAGACGAGTACTTGCCGGCGGCGCTCGACCCGGGTGTGCGGCGTCTCATTGACGAGGCTCTGGAACGCTTGGTGGATCGCGGGGCTGTGGTCTCGCGGGTATCGCTGCCGCACACGAATTACGCGATCCCGACGTACTATGTGCTCGCACCAGCCGAGGCATCTAGCAATTTGGCTCGATACGACGGTGCGAGGTTTGGTGTGAGAGGGGAGGGACGCGATATCGGAGACATGTATCGTGCGACACGAGATGCCTTCGGGAGGGAGGTAAAGCGCAGGATCATGCTTGGGACGTACGTACTGTCGGCAGGCTACTACCATGAGTACTACGGGACCGCTCAAAGAGCTCGTGGCCTGATCGCGCAGGACTTCGAAGCCGTTTTCAAAGATGTCGATGTGCTCTTCACACCCACCGCGCCGACGCCGGCGTTCAACCTCGGCGAGAACACGGACGATCCGGTCGCGATGTATCTATCCGACGTCTTTACGGTGACTGCCAACCTCGCTGGTATTCCGGGCATGTCGGTTCCGATCGGCGAGTTGGGGGGACTTCCGGTAGGCGGGCAGTTCCTCGCTCCTTGGTGGGAAGAACAAACCATGATTGCGGCTGCGGGCGCGCTAGAGGCGTCGTTCGCGGAGGAATCGACATGA
- a CDS encoding aspartyl/glutamyl-tRNA amidotransferase subunit C yields the protein MSVDPQDVARVASLAHISLSADEAGDLTGELNRILEHVDGLRGLELAELSDLTPQIRTPLPSTRSADREERDRLTVTLEDFAPDVRDGFFVVPPPPGLEGEGSK from the coding sequence GTGAGTGTAGATCCGCAGGATGTAGCCCGCGTCGCGTCGTTGGCGCACATCAGCCTTTCGGCTGACGAGGCGGGAGATCTCACTGGGGAACTCAATCGGATTCTCGAACACGTCGACGGCCTTCGTGGCCTGGAACTCGCAGAGCTTTCGGATCTCACTCCTCAGATTCGCACGCCACTTCCATCGACCCGGTCCGCCGACCGCGAAGAGCGTGACCGACTGACGGTGACACTCGAAGACTTCGCCCCCGATGTCCGCGATGGCTTTTTCGTCGTGCCCCCACCTCCTGGATTGGAGGGGGAGGGCTCGAAATGA
- a CDS encoding UvrD-helicase domain-containing protein, which translates to MLDLKGGAHLNGLNPEQLEATTHFEGPILVLAGAGSGKTRVLTARVCNLVEEHGVAPDRILAVTFTNKAAGEMKERITRLLGSEPKGMWMGTFHSLGARLLRRHADRLGWDRNFSIFDADQSLRLVKNVQDSVGLDPKKWSPKALRSEMSNAKNQLIDGDTFARETEGSFDLFLRNVGKVFPEYQKALKNQNAFDFDDLLMKPVQLFEDHPDLLERYRNRFSFILVDEYQDTNKAQYRFVELLAQKHENLMVVGDPDQSIYGWRGADIRNILDFEVSFPRASIVPLEINYRSTAKILDAANAVIEENTDRPEKTLRTNREGGELITMVETFDENDEARWIVGEIEARVQDTPTLSHGGCAVLYRTNAQARAMEDAFRREGVPYQVVGGVRFYERREIQDVLAYLRLISNPKDAVAFGRVVNYPRRSVGLTSQEHLKRWAGVQGVTLLEAAARAAEIPEIRAAGAKGLVGFAELIQRFSVRAVHATIGELLEELVDDLDLVRHLHDEGPDGEDRARNVSELIAGALDFDAALMQTMDEEEIDTFSELDLFLQQVALVADVDRLDPDAETVTIMTLHNAKGLEFAVVFIAGLEEGLFPLSRSYDDPKSLEEERRLFYVGITRAEDKLCFTWARQRRRAGDFTYGTLSTFVESVPEELVDRRRSRQLTSARTSTPHRGGRSGYRRRDAVQVDQEPDDDDTLNQDMPRFVKGERVVHPTFGSGSVVELSGFGRDLKVTVDFDAAGRKKLLIRYASLEKDWP; encoded by the coding sequence ATGCTTGATCTCAAGGGCGGGGCCCACCTGAACGGGCTCAATCCAGAACAACTCGAAGCGACGACACATTTCGAGGGACCCATCTTGGTCTTGGCCGGAGCTGGGTCCGGAAAGACACGAGTGTTGACTGCGCGTGTGTGCAATCTGGTCGAAGAGCACGGTGTGGCGCCCGACCGCATTCTTGCGGTCACATTCACCAACAAGGCAGCCGGTGAAATGAAGGAGCGCATCACTAGGCTCCTGGGTAGTGAGCCGAAGGGGATGTGGATGGGTACGTTCCACTCACTTGGGGCCCGGTTGCTACGACGCCACGCCGACCGGCTCGGATGGGATCGCAACTTCTCGATCTTTGACGCAGACCAGTCCTTGAGGCTGGTTAAGAACGTCCAAGACTCGGTCGGGCTCGATCCCAAAAAGTGGAGCCCCAAGGCTCTGCGGTCAGAGATGAGCAACGCGAAGAACCAACTCATCGACGGGGACACGTTCGCCCGAGAAACGGAAGGGTCGTTCGACCTCTTCCTACGCAACGTAGGGAAGGTATTTCCGGAATATCAGAAGGCGCTGAAAAACCAAAATGCCTTCGACTTCGACGACCTCCTCATGAAGCCCGTCCAGTTGTTCGAGGACCACCCGGACCTGCTCGAGAGATACCGAAATCGCTTCTCGTTTATCCTCGTCGACGAGTACCAGGACACGAACAAGGCGCAGTACCGGTTCGTAGAGTTGCTCGCTCAGAAGCACGAAAACTTGATGGTCGTGGGTGATCCGGATCAATCCATCTATGGGTGGAGAGGGGCTGATATCCGCAACATCTTGGACTTCGAAGTGAGCTTTCCCCGCGCGTCCATCGTGCCGCTGGAGATCAACTATCGATCTACAGCCAAGATTCTCGACGCAGCGAATGCCGTCATCGAAGAGAACACCGACCGCCCCGAGAAGACGCTGCGTACGAACCGTGAGGGCGGCGAACTGATCACCATGGTCGAGACCTTCGACGAGAACGACGAGGCACGCTGGATCGTGGGTGAGATCGAGGCCCGTGTTCAGGACACACCGACTCTTTCGCACGGTGGGTGTGCCGTTCTTTACCGCACGAACGCCCAGGCACGAGCGATGGAAGACGCCTTCCGCCGTGAGGGTGTGCCGTATCAGGTGGTTGGCGGCGTGCGTTTTTACGAGCGTAGGGAAATCCAAGACGTTTTGGCCTACCTCCGCTTGATCTCGAATCCGAAAGATGCCGTGGCGTTTGGTCGAGTTGTCAATTATCCGAGGCGCAGCGTCGGATTGACGTCGCAGGAGCACCTCAAGCGTTGGGCTGGGGTCCAGGGCGTCACATTGCTTGAAGCGGCCGCCCGCGCTGCGGAAATTCCAGAAATCAGAGCGGCCGGTGCCAAAGGGCTCGTGGGCTTCGCTGAATTGATTCAGCGATTCAGTGTTCGAGCGGTCCATGCGACTATCGGTGAATTGCTCGAAGAACTCGTCGATGATCTGGATCTTGTGCGTCACCTTCACGACGAGGGTCCGGACGGAGAGGACCGTGCGCGCAACGTGTCGGAGCTCATTGCGGGTGCGCTCGATTTCGATGCTGCGCTAATGCAGACGATGGACGAAGAAGAGATCGACACGTTCTCCGAACTCGATCTTTTCCTTCAACAGGTCGCATTGGTGGCCGACGTGGATCGACTTGATCCGGACGCAGAGACGGTCACTATAATGACCTTGCACAATGCCAAGGGACTTGAGTTTGCGGTCGTATTTATTGCCGGCTTGGAAGAGGGCCTGTTCCCGTTAAGCCGGTCCTACGACGACCCGAAGTCTCTTGAAGAGGAGCGGCGACTCTTCTACGTCGGCATCACCCGGGCAGAAGACAAGTTGTGCTTCACGTGGGCTCGCCAGCGCCGAAGGGCCGGAGACTTCACATACGGAACTCTCTCGACATTCGTCGAATCGGTTCCGGAGGAGTTGGTCGACCGGAGGCGGAGTCGTCAGTTGACGAGTGCCCGGACCTCGACACCCCACCGTGGCGGGAGAAGTGGCTACCGCCGGCGCGACGCTGTCCAGGTCGATCAGGAGCCGGATGATGACGATACTCTCAATCAAGACATGCCGCGGTTCGTCAAAGGCGAGAGAGTGGTGCACCCCACGTTCGGGTCCGGGTCCGTCGTTGAGCTCAGCGGTTTCGGCCGGGATCTCAAAGTCACGGTCGATTTCGATGCTGCCGGCAGGAAGAAACTCCTTATTCGGTATGCCAGCTTGGAGAAGGATTGGCCGTGA
- a CDS encoding HAMP domain-containing sensor histidine kinase: MMRIKWPIALATMFFLLLGWYLVYTQGIVRQVQDSSRRLSEIFVEVHGGLATEDPTEETQALANLQRIINESQVPLILMGAADTVISVVNLPFEVDLETVEGQAEVRAYARRLDERNAPVGNPDLQHIHFGDTPEVRNLRWVPYLQAGGLSLVVFIGFSVIRYQRRAESEKAWTSMARELAHQLGTPLSSLAGWLEVLRLAPQERPGNLNDAEIAGSIGEDLERLERISHRFELIGREPDLESLSVRQVVGDLERYLAARIPRLTRKGVDLVVDMPTGLPRIMGNEVLLIWALENVVKNALDALAGRGGKITIYAREVSGQWVSVRIRDTGPGVDPEIRDKIFEPGITSKARGWGVGLALSRRIVEGVHKGRIELLEGFEGTTFQIRLPVADA; the protein is encoded by the coding sequence ATGATGCGCATCAAGTGGCCGATCGCTCTAGCGACGATGTTCTTCCTTCTCCTTGGATGGTATCTGGTCTACACCCAAGGCATTGTCAGGCAGGTCCAGGACAGTTCTAGGCGCCTGTCCGAGATCTTCGTCGAGGTTCATGGGGGCCTCGCAACCGAGGATCCAACGGAGGAAACCCAGGCGCTGGCCAACCTCCAGCGCATCATCAACGAGTCCCAGGTGCCGCTCATTCTTATGGGTGCGGCGGATACCGTCATCAGCGTGGTGAACCTTCCGTTCGAGGTGGACCTAGAGACTGTGGAGGGGCAGGCCGAGGTCCGGGCCTATGCGCGCCGTCTCGATGAGCGAAATGCGCCGGTGGGGAACCCCGACCTCCAACACATCCACTTCGGAGACACACCCGAGGTACGGAATCTCCGGTGGGTGCCGTATCTCCAGGCAGGTGGCCTGTCGCTCGTGGTTTTCATCGGCTTCTCGGTGATTCGATACCAGCGCCGGGCCGAAAGCGAGAAGGCGTGGACTTCTATGGCCCGGGAATTGGCGCATCAACTCGGCACTCCGTTGTCCTCATTGGCCGGATGGCTCGAAGTGCTGAGGCTCGCTCCCCAGGAGCGGCCAGGGAATCTCAATGACGCTGAGATCGCTGGCTCGATCGGTGAGGACCTGGAACGACTGGAGCGCATCAGTCATCGCTTCGAGTTGATTGGCCGCGAGCCCGATCTCGAATCGCTTTCCGTCAGGCAAGTTGTTGGAGACTTGGAGCGTTATCTTGCGGCCCGCATCCCGCGACTCACCAGAAAAGGCGTCGATCTCGTCGTAGATATGCCAACCGGTCTTCCCCGCATCATGGGGAACGAAGTGCTTCTGATTTGGGCCTTGGAGAACGTGGTGAAAAACGCGCTCGACGCCCTAGCGGGCCGGGGCGGCAAGATCACGATCTACGCGCGTGAAGTGAGCGGTCAATGGGTGTCCGTTCGAATTCGCGACACTGGCCCCGGCGTGGACCCTGAGATCCGCGACAAGATCTTCGAGCCCGGCATTACCTCCAAAGCGAGGGGTTGGGGTGTGGGACTGGCCCTCTCAAGGCGCATCGTCGAGGGCGTGCACAAAGGCCGGATCGAGCTCCTCGAAGGCTTCGAGGGCACCACCTTCCAAATCCGACTCCCGGTAGCGGATGCTTGA
- the serS gene encoding serine--tRNA ligase gives MLDIRRLRAEPDEVKVALIKRDPDLPPLVDRILELDEIRRDALGVVNDLKAKRNEASKRIGALKREGGDADALILKMREVGDRIAELDEKVREADEEIADLLLAIPNTPLDRVCAGGEEANEVLMTWGEPVTFDFTPLPHWELGEQLGLFDLARGSKISGSGFPVMKGLGARLQRGLINFFLDVHTTEHGYTELRVPYLVTSDSMTGTGQLPKFSEESYQSERDDLWLIPTAEVPMTNMHRDELLSGDDMPLQYTAYSPCFRREAGAAGKDTRGLLRVHQFDKVEMVRYVRPERSLEALEELTRNAEVLLERLGLHYRRVLLAADDTGASGALTYDLEVWAPGVERWLEVSSCTTFTDYQARRANIRFREAQSEKPQFVHTLNGSGLALPRIVAAILETFQEADGSISLPEVLHSYVGCDRLAAPS, from the coding sequence ATGCTCGACATTCGCCGGCTGCGGGCCGAGCCCGATGAGGTGAAGGTCGCCCTGATAAAGCGGGACCCTGATCTTCCTCCGCTCGTGGACCGCATTCTCGAATTGGATGAGATCCGTCGCGATGCATTGGGTGTGGTCAACGATCTCAAGGCAAAACGGAACGAGGCCTCAAAACGGATCGGCGCACTCAAGCGTGAGGGCGGGGACGCCGACGCGTTGATCCTGAAAATGCGTGAGGTGGGCGACCGAATCGCGGAGTTGGACGAGAAGGTACGGGAGGCGGATGAGGAGATCGCGGATCTCTTGCTGGCGATCCCGAACACACCCTTGGACCGAGTGTGTGCGGGTGGTGAAGAAGCCAATGAAGTCCTGATGACTTGGGGTGAACCGGTCACGTTCGACTTCACGCCGCTCCCCCACTGGGAGCTAGGAGAACAACTCGGTCTCTTTGATCTCGCTCGGGGATCTAAAATCAGCGGATCAGGGTTCCCGGTGATGAAGGGGCTCGGCGCGCGGCTACAGCGTGGCTTGATCAACTTCTTTCTCGACGTACACACGACTGAGCATGGGTACACGGAACTTCGCGTGCCGTACCTGGTGACCTCGGACTCCATGACTGGAACGGGCCAACTACCGAAGTTCTCGGAGGAGTCCTATCAGTCAGAGCGAGACGATCTGTGGCTGATCCCGACTGCAGAGGTCCCGATGACCAACATGCACCGTGACGAACTCCTGTCCGGCGACGACATGCCGTTGCAGTACACCGCGTATTCTCCGTGTTTTCGGAGAGAGGCAGGAGCGGCCGGTAAGGACACACGAGGCCTACTGAGGGTGCACCAGTTCGACAAAGTCGAGATGGTCCGGTATGTGCGTCCGGAGCGTAGCTTAGAGGCTCTAGAGGAACTGACCCGGAATGCCGAGGTCCTTCTCGAACGGCTCGGACTTCATTATCGACGGGTCCTGTTAGCCGCGGATGATACGGGTGCCAGCGGTGCGCTCACCTACGATCTCGAGGTATGGGCTCCCGGGGTCGAACGATGGCTCGAAGTCTCGAGCTGCACGACGTTCACGGATTACCAAGCGCGGCGTGCCAACATTCGCTTTCGCGAGGCGCAGAGTGAAAAGCCGCAGTTCGTGCACACATTGAACGGTTCCGGCCTCGCGCTGCCGCGTATCGTCGCGGCTATTCTCGAGACCTTCCAAGAAGCCGACGGCAGCATCTCGTTGCCGGAAGTTCTGCACTCGTACGTGGGGTGTGATCGGCTGGCGGCGCCGTCCTGA
- a CDS encoding response regulator, producing MPNPSSTQRGGCILVVDDEPHIRRVLATILRNDGFQAYEASDGVEGMEAINSDQDFDFILLDFMMPGATGLEVLARIRSHPRRADIPVIILTAKGQDADRQAALAGGANDFLTKPFSPKKLVARIHEILDQA from the coding sequence GTGCCCAACCCCTCATCCACCCAAAGAGGCGGATGCATCCTCGTAGTTGACGACGAGCCCCACATCCGCCGTGTCCTGGCAACCATTCTTAGAAACGACGGTTTTCAGGCGTATGAAGCCTCCGACGGAGTAGAGGGAATGGAGGCGATCAACTCGGACCAGGATTTCGACTTCATCTTGTTGGATTTCATGATGCCGGGCGCCACGGGCCTCGAGGTCTTGGCACGAATCCGATCTCATCCCCGTCGGGCGGACATTCCGGTCATTATCCTGACCGCAAAAGGCCAAGACGCCGACCGACAGGCCGCTCTGGCTGGCGGTGCCAACGACTTCCTGACGAAACCATTCAGCCCGAAGAAACTCGTTGCCCGAATCCATGAGATCCTCGACCAGGCCTGA
- a CDS encoding sugar phosphate nucleotidyltransferase, with amino-acid sequence MRSSTRPDGLWAVVLAGGIGSRFWPVSTRERPKQLLPLASERPLIVDTVERATGITDLERIRILAGDHLAAPFKTVLPEVPSTSYWVEPEARGTCPVLAWAAWEIHKQDPDGVMISLHSDHQIEPLSAFQDTLWSAARIARDQDLLLCIGAVPDRVEPAFGHVEPGSPIEGFGVDAHRVTAFHEKPDAQTAARYVADGYLWNTGIFVWKASTFLEEVAKHAPEVAQHLPLLEDSPEAFFSAVPVCVVDKAVMERSDRVATVRATFSWDDVGGWEALSRTRTPDATGNVGYGDAVVVDGTGNIVFADGGRIVLFDVDDLVVVRTDTTTLVLPRERAGDIKALLAKLDGAQT; translated from the coding sequence ATGAGATCCTCGACCAGGCCTGACGGCCTGTGGGCCGTCGTGTTAGCCGGAGGGATCGGCTCTCGTTTCTGGCCAGTCAGCACCCGCGAACGGCCTAAGCAGCTCCTCCCGCTGGCCAGCGAACGCCCGCTCATCGTTGACACAGTTGAGCGAGCGACGGGCATTACCGACTTGGAGCGAATCCGGATCCTTGCTGGTGACCACCTCGCTGCGCCCTTCAAGACCGTGCTTCCTGAGGTGCCGTCAACGAGTTACTGGGTTGAGCCCGAGGCGCGTGGGACCTGTCCGGTCCTCGCCTGGGCCGCTTGGGAGATCCACAAACAAGATCCCGATGGCGTCATGATCTCGCTCCATTCGGATCACCAAATCGAGCCGCTGTCCGCATTCCAAGACACCCTATGGTCCGCGGCTCGAATCGCCCGGGACCAAGATTTGTTGTTATGCATTGGTGCTGTCCCCGACAGGGTGGAACCCGCCTTCGGTCATGTAGAACCGGGCTCACCGATCGAGGGATTCGGCGTCGACGCACACCGAGTGACCGCCTTCCATGAAAAGCCGGATGCACAGACAGCCGCGAGGTACGTCGCCGACGGGTACCTGTGGAACACGGGGATCTTCGTCTGGAAGGCTTCAACCTTCCTCGAGGAAGTCGCCAAGCATGCCCCCGAGGTAGCTCAGCATCTGCCGTTACTGGAAGACAGTCCAGAGGCATTCTTCTCCGCCGTGCCGGTGTGCGTCGTCGACAAGGCTGTCATGGAACGATCCGATCGCGTAGCCACGGTCCGGGCCACGTTCTCATGGGACGACGTCGGGGGCTGGGAGGCGCTGTCCCGAACGCGGACCCCGGACGCCACCGGAAACGTGGGCTACGGGGATGCGGTTGTTGTAGACGGTACGGGCAACATCGTATTCGCTGACGGCGGGCGGATCGTGCTCTTTGATGTGGATGACCTCGTGGTCGTGCGAACCGATACCACCACGTTGGTCCTCCCCAGGGAGCGCGCCGGCGACATCAAGGCGCTACTCGCGAAACTGGACGGCGCCCAGACATGA